In Clostridium swellfunianum, a genomic segment contains:
- a CDS encoding LysR family transcriptional regulator produces MEIKQLLYFVTVVNAGNITAASKKLHIAQPALSNQIKNLEEQLGTKLFHRGSRRITLTDAGEILLDKANSMLELQNSIEKELQDNKSGFKGTLRIGTISAIDADFLERFFLRFHKKYSKVRYEIYEGITPEIIELLFSGVIEIGIVRTPFETTGLNTIYMKSEPMIAAYSTDSDLDKYEETILIEELRGKPLVIYRRFKDVVISAFQKERINPSILCINDDSRTSLLWANAGLGVAIVPMSSKSLVLANNLKFKIIDNQSLYTQNSIVTLENNKLSTVAVNFLKEITNN; encoded by the coding sequence ATGGAAATAAAACAGCTTTTATATTTTGTAACTGTGGTAAATGCGGGAAACATTACAGCTGCATCAAAAAAACTACATATAGCTCAACCTGCTCTTAGCAATCAAATAAAGAATCTAGAGGAACAATTAGGAACTAAGTTATTTCATAGAGGATCAAGAAGGATAACTTTAACTGATGCAGGGGAAATTCTTTTAGATAAAGCAAATAGTATGCTGGAGCTGCAAAACTCAATTGAAAAGGAACTTCAGGATAATAAGAGCGGTTTTAAGGGAACCTTAAGGATTGGAACAATATCTGCAATAGATGCCGACTTTTTAGAGAGGTTTTTTCTTAGGTTTCATAAAAAATATAGTAAAGTCAGATATGAGATCTATGAAGGGATTACACCAGAAATTATAGAGCTGCTTTTTTCTGGAGTCATAGAAATTGGAATTGTGAGGACTCCCTTTGAAACGACTGGATTGAATACAATTTATATGAAAAGTGAACCAATGATAGCCGCATATAGTACTGATAGTGATTTAGACAAATATGAGGAAACAATTTTGATTGAAGAATTAAGGGGAAAGCCCCTTGTTATATATAGAAGATTTAAAGATGTTGTAATTTCAGCATTTCAAAAAGAGAGAATAAACCCATCAATTCTGTGTATAAATGATGATTCCAGGACTTCTTTATTATGGGCAAATGCAGGTTTGGGAGTTGCTATAGTACCTATGTCCTCTAAAAGCCTTGTACTTGCAAATAATTTGAAGTTTAAGATTATAGATAATCAGTCTCTATATACACAAAACTCCATAGTGACTCTCGAAAATAATAAATTATCTACAGTAGCAGTAAATTTCTTGAAGGAAATAACAAATAATTAA
- a CDS encoding MATE family efflux transporter produces the protein MVTDMTKGNPTKTILKFSLPFLIGNLFQQLYNIVDSVVVGKFIGTESLAAVGSSFMLMNFFSFIIIGLCMGASAVYSFFFGEKNYSKLRKSIFISFSLIGFFTVILSIAIILNIDNMLLLIKTPQSIFKGSSDYLRIIFGGLIFVFLFNACSALLRSIGDSRTPLYFLVLAAIINIVLDLVFVINFNMGIEGVALATIIAQAVSSVLCLVYAFLKIPLIRLKREDMVFDKNISLMIGKYSILTSIQQSIMTFGMVCVQGIVNTFGPDTIAAFTAAGKIDSIAYLPVQDFGNAFSTYIAQNKGAKNTSRIHEGIKSAARTIVLFCLVFSTLIFINSKNLMKIFVNADEINVITLGVEYLSIISVFYILIGFLFMFYGFFRGIGALNTSLILTIMSLGTRVIMAYVLSRIPQLAQRGIWWSVPLGWFLADSIGLTIYLKMKKKSLFQ, from the coding sequence ATGGTTACTGATATGACTAAAGGAAATCCTACAAAAACTATACTAAAGTTTTCACTTCCTTTTTTGATTGGAAACTTATTTCAACAATTATATAACATTGTGGATTCAGTTGTCGTTGGAAAGTTCATTGGAACAGAATCATTGGCAGCAGTAGGCTCGTCATTTATGCTTATGAACTTCTTTTCTTTTATAATAATAGGATTATGTATGGGCGCTTCTGCCGTTTATTCATTTTTCTTCGGTGAGAAAAATTATTCAAAGCTTCGTAAATCAATATTTATATCCTTTTCATTGATAGGTTTTTTTACAGTTATACTTTCAATTGCAATCATATTAAATATTGATAATATGCTGCTTCTTATAAAAACTCCTCAAAGCATATTTAAAGGCTCAAGCGATTACCTAAGAATCATTTTTGGAGGATTAATATTTGTATTTCTATTTAATGCTTGTTCAGCTTTACTTAGATCTATAGGTGATTCAAGAACTCCATTATATTTTTTAGTTTTAGCTGCTATCATTAACATTGTGCTTGATTTAGTGTTTGTAATTAATTTTAATATGGGTATAGAAGGAGTAGCTCTTGCAACTATAATAGCTCAGGCTGTATCATCAGTCTTATGTTTAGTCTATGCTTTTCTAAAAATACCTCTTATTAGACTAAAGCGTGAGGATATGGTATTTGACAAAAACATATCACTCATGATTGGTAAATATAGCATTCTTACATCAATTCAACAGTCTATTATGACCTTTGGAATGGTTTGCGTTCAGGGAATTGTAAATACTTTTGGGCCAGATACAATTGCAGCTTTTACTGCAGCTGGAAAGATTGATTCTATAGCATACTTGCCAGTTCAGGATTTTGGCAATGCTTTTTCTACTTATATAGCTCAAAACAAAGGAGCTAAGAATACTTCAAGAATACATGAAGGTATAAAATCTGCTGCTCGTACAATAGTTTTATTTTGTTTAGTTTTTTCTACATTGATTTTTATAAATTCCAAGAATTTAATGAAGATTTTTGTAAATGCAGATGAAATTAATGTAATAACTCTTGGTGTAGAATATTTGTCTATAATATCTGTATTTTATATATTAATAGGTTTTTTATTTATGTTCTATGGATTTTTTAGAGGTATTGGAGCATTAAATACCTCCTTGATACTTACAATAATGTCTCTTGGTACTAGAGTAATCATGGCATATGTACTTTCAAGGATTCCTCAGTTAGCTCAGCGCGGCATATGGTGGTCTGTTCCTCTAGGCTGGTTCCTTGCAGATAGCATTGGACTTACAATTTATTTAAAGATGAAAAAGAAGAGCTTGTTTCAATAA
- a CDS encoding serine/threonine protein kinase translates to MRKKHKYRCNYLCYDISELRMIGQGHEGKVYLLPNDRVIKIFHNSNSCKRQIEILLKARNSRFFPTVFYFDNNSIVMSFIHGTTLSHYLNYYEIDKNISLELVKLIDNFRDLGFTRLDMRLGHIFLQPDKTIKVIDPRKSYEKIRTYPRSMLKGLRKREALNDFYEYIREDYPCYYKYWKNMLLKEYG, encoded by the coding sequence ATGCGAAAAAAACATAAGTATAGGTGTAATTATTTATGTTATGACATAAGTGAACTGAGGATGATCGGTCAGGGGCATGAGGGCAAGGTCTATCTACTTCCTAATGATAGAGTAATAAAGATATTTCATAATTCTAATTCTTGCAAACGCCAAATCGAGATACTTCTGAAAGCACGAAACAGCAGGTTTTTTCCTACTGTTTTTTATTTTGATAATAATTCTATAGTTATGAGTTTTATACACGGCACCACTCTATCTCATTACTTAAACTATTACGAGATTGATAAAAATATTTCACTTGAACTTGTCAAGCTTATTGATAATTTTAGGGATCTAGGTTTTACAAGGCTTGACATGCGTCTTGGACATATATTTTTGCAGCCTGATAAAACCATTAAGGTTATTGATCCCAGAAAAAGTTATGAAAAAATACGAACCTACCCACGTTCGATGCTAAAAGGACTAAGAAAGCGCGAAGCTCTAAATGATTTTTATGAATACATTAGAGAAGATTATCCATGTTACTATAAATACTGGAAAAACATGCTCTTGAAAGAGTATGGATAA
- a CDS encoding LysM peptidoglycan-binding domain-containing protein, whose protein sequence is MQVFYTVRFGDTISSIAKRFNIPIISLINANNLKAPYKIYIGQQLSMPPGVTTYVVKPGDSIYAISTRYGIPIRIILKANTIEEPYTIMPGQILNIPQGVPFYVVNPGDSLYKIAARYNVIVNGQPSAELIIKANPGLTASIRPGMTISIPYPPPGGKGRLAAVLSDDINSYLMFYDTTTGQRDTMLLDEGSETSRIFWAPNRSKIAHIGSSGVISIIDVPTKRVSKVDKIPVPGFIDWSSDSQTIVYSNGKLIRMYNVTNYTSTTIYRVGTSYVQWFPNSNELLYEAKDSSNTSQLYKNSLDGSNEIQITKNANGNLNEVRLSPNGNYVLYTTPGVSISEIYTIELATGNIYKIPGGPEAKNYYPIWSPDSTKIAYSSTQFINGKYYSLIRVTGLKGEADSTIAIGSCFATPLAWSPDSRKIAYLSGCRQEYKPVEVWSIDIDKLVPINILSGFTFYSIDW, encoded by the coding sequence ATGCAAGTATTTTATACAGTCCGCTTTGGTGATACCATCAGCAGTATTGCAAAGCGCTTTAATATTCCTATTATCTCTTTAATAAATGCAAACAATCTTAAAGCTCCATATAAAATCTATATAGGTCAGCAGTTGTCAATGCCTCCTGGCGTCACCACTTATGTAGTAAAGCCTGGGGATTCAATTTATGCTATATCAACAAGGTATGGTATTCCTATTCGTATAATTTTAAAAGCAAATACTATTGAAGAACCTTATACTATAATGCCTGGTCAAATCCTCAATATTCCTCAAGGAGTACCCTTTTATGTTGTCAACCCTGGAGATTCTCTTTACAAGATTGCTGCACGGTACAATGTAATAGTAAACGGGCAACCAAGTGCTGAGCTTATTATAAAAGCTAACCCTGGACTTACTGCCTCTATAAGACCAGGCATGACTATTTCTATTCCCTATCCACCTCCCGGAGGAAAAGGAAGATTAGCTGCGGTGTTAAGCGACGACATCAATTCCTATCTGATGTTCTATGACACAACTACAGGACAACGAGATACGATGTTATTAGACGAAGGAAGCGAGACATCAAGGATTTTCTGGGCTCCAAATCGAAGTAAAATTGCACATATAGGGAGCTCTGGAGTTATTTCTATTATAGACGTGCCAACAAAAAGAGTCTCAAAAGTTGATAAAATACCTGTTCCCGGATTTATTGACTGGTCTTCCGACAGCCAAACAATTGTCTACTCTAATGGAAAGTTAATTCGAATGTACAATGTTACGAATTATACCTCTACAACTATCTATCGCGTAGGTACTTCATATGTTCAATGGTTCCCAAATAGCAACGAACTTCTATACGAGGCAAAAGACTCCTCAAACACCAGTCAGCTATATAAAAATTCTTTAGACGGAAGTAATGAAATTCAGATTACTAAAAATGCTAATGGAAATTTAAACGAAGTAAGGCTATCTCCAAATGGAAACTATGTTTTGTATACTACACCCGGAGTAAGCATATCAGAAATTTATACAATAGAGCTTGCTACGGGAAATATATACAAGATTCCTGGAGGTCCTGAAGCTAAGAACTACTATCCAATCTGGTCTCCAGATTCAACTAAAATAGCCTATAGCTCAACTCAATTTATTAACGGAAAATATTATTCTCTAATTAGAGTTACTGGCTTAAAAGGCGAAGCTGATTCTACTATAGCCATTGGCAGCTGTTTTGCTACACCTTTAGCCTGGTCTCCAGACAGTAGAAAAATAGCATATCTATCAGGCTGCAGACAGGAATACAAGCCTGTTGAAGTTTGGAGCATAGATATCGATAAATTAGTTCCTATTAACATTTTAAGCGGATTTACATTCTACAGCATTGATTGGTGA
- a CDS encoding sensor histidine kinase, with translation MDTKLKSSKGRYIISAAIFLLLIFLSAGIYSTYPFIKEQARKYEYNIFEKDDFFYNLNRSNYGIYFDTLKNKDNDILKPSEVLISGYGGQYYKSEENLKNFYNEFDRYIYRNQEMLDTDLKNLDYYAVNKDNKMVKERNQAELSQLLADNTESNVYEALNNKYDFYIVIDYNDKGDMSIKRIYGADKLIASSTIKSNENINNFEVKPIKNMIYIYAVPKELKYKDSITNYQTQSRISSYTSAAANIINPALILITIIALIIPYKLTKETIGFNQIAKVPVEIIASISTAAIVVILYGASYSLISSTLEEDIINFAPLIMSGEAAAEIESLINIMFWTTSFAIVFFTIILLKHIWSIGIKKYLGENSLLYKLLRSIWITNRRVYSYLSNIDLKSKEKKRIRLLLGINLIILVVMSSMWFLGIILAIGYTIVLFRIITKHYSDISNKYNKLFEATNRIAEGKLDIYIEEDLGVFNTFKVELQNIQKGFKKAVDEEVKSQKMKTELITNVSHDLKTPLTSIITYVELLKDGNLPEEKRREYLDTLDRKSQRLKDLIEDLFEVSKATSGNISLNIVDVDVVALMKQTLLELDDKILRSSLSIRANYPEEKVILPLDSQRMFRVFENLIINITKYALEGSRVYIDIFNHRDKVEIVFKNMAANEINFNVDEIMERFVRGDKSRNTEGAGLGLAIAKSFVELHGGRLDIIVDGDLFKVIIAFDKKH, from the coding sequence TTGGATACAAAATTGAAAAGCAGTAAAGGAAGATATATTATAAGTGCAGCTATTTTTTTGCTTTTAATATTTTTATCAGCAGGAATATATTCTACATATCCATTTATAAAAGAGCAGGCAAGAAAATATGAATATAACATTTTTGAGAAAGATGATTTTTTCTATAATTTAAATCGCAGCAACTACGGTATATATTTTGATACTTTAAAGAATAAGGATAATGACATTTTAAAACCCTCAGAGGTTCTTATAAGTGGATATGGAGGTCAATATTATAAAAGTGAGGAAAATTTAAAGAATTTTTATAATGAATTTGACAGATATATTTACAGGAATCAGGAGATGTTAGACACAGATTTGAAAAACCTGGACTATTACGCTGTCAATAAAGATAACAAGATGGTTAAAGAGAGAAACCAAGCTGAATTAAGCCAGCTGTTAGCTGACAATACTGAATCCAACGTCTATGAAGCACTAAATAATAAATACGATTTCTATATTGTTATTGATTATAATGACAAGGGAGACATGAGTATTAAAAGAATTTATGGAGCAGATAAACTTATTGCTTCTAGCACAATTAAAAGTAACGAAAATATAAATAATTTTGAAGTAAAGCCTATTAAGAACATGATTTATATTTATGCCGTACCTAAAGAATTAAAGTATAAGGATTCAATAACTAATTATCAAACACAAAGCAGAATCAGCTCATATACATCAGCTGCAGCAAATATTATAAATCCTGCTCTTATTTTGATAACTATCATCGCATTAATAATCCCATACAAGCTTACAAAAGAGACGATTGGATTTAACCAAATTGCTAAAGTGCCTGTGGAGATAATTGCTTCTATATCCACTGCAGCCATAGTAGTTATTCTTTATGGAGCATCCTATTCGCTGATAAGCAGCACGTTAGAAGAGGATATAATTAATTTTGCACCTTTAATTATGAGTGGTGAAGCTGCAGCTGAGATTGAGAGCCTTATTAATATTATGTTTTGGACTACCAGCTTTGCTATCGTATTTTTTACAATTATCCTACTAAAGCATATCTGGAGTATCGGAATTAAAAAATACCTAGGTGAAAACTCACTTTTATATAAGCTTTTAAGAAGCATATGGATAACTAACAGGAGAGTTTACAGCTACTTAAGCAACATTGATTTAAAAAGCAAGGAAAAGAAGAGAATCAGGCTTCTGCTTGGAATAAATCTAATAATTTTGGTTGTCATGAGTTCTATGTGGTTTCTGGGAATAATTCTTGCTATTGGATATACTATAGTTTTATTTAGAATAATAACTAAACATTACAGCGATATAAGCAACAAGTATAACAAGTTATTTGAAGCTACAAACAGGATTGCTGAAGGTAAGCTGGATATATATATTGAAGAGGATTTAGGGGTATTTAATACCTTTAAGGTGGAGCTGCAGAATATTCAAAAGGGTTTTAAAAAAGCTGTTGATGAAGAAGTAAAAAGCCAGAAGATGAAAACAGAGCTAATTACTAATGTTTCTCATGATCTTAAGACTCCTTTAACCTCTATTATTACTTACGTAGAGCTTCTAAAAGATGGAAACCTTCCAGAAGAAAAACGAAGAGAATACTTAGACACTTTGGATAGAAAATCTCAAAGACTTAAGGATTTAATAGAAGATTTATTTGAAGTGAGTAAGGCTACCAGCGGAAACATCAGCTTAAATATAGTTGATGTGGATGTTGTGGCGTTAATGAAGCAAACCCTACTGGAATTGGATGATAAAATACTAAGGTCATCTTTATCAATAAGAGCTAATTATCCCGAAGAAAAAGTGATACTTCCTTTAGACAGTCAGCGGATGTTTAGAGTTTTTGAAAATCTTATAATAAACATAACAAAGTATGCCTTAGAAGGCAGCAGAGTTTATATAGATATTTTTAACCACAGAGATAAGGTTGAAATAGTGTTTAAAAACATGGCTGCAAATGAAATAAACTTTAATGTTGATGAGATAATGGAGAGATTTGTAAGAGGGGATAAATCGAGAAATACAGAGGGAGCAGGTCTAGGTCTAGCTATAGCTAAAAGTTTTGTAGAATTGCATGGAGGCAGACTAGATATAATAGTTGATGGTGACTTGTTTAAGGTAATTATAGCCTTTGATAAAAAGCATTAA
- a CDS encoding response regulator transcription factor encodes MDTYNILVVEDERDIAVAIEAYLTNQGYKVFIASNGIEGLQMVDTEAIHLAIVDVMMPKMDGITFTMKLRENYAFPVIMLSAKSEDVDKIMGLNMGADDYVTKPFKPLELLARVNSQLRRYTKFLSMLKENEVKSNIHSVGGLEINTDTKEVTVDGILVRTTPIEFKILTLLIRNPGRVFSAEEIYERVWNEQAISTDTIMVHVRNIREKIEINPKNPKYLKVVWGVGYKIEKQ; translated from the coding sequence GTGGATACATATAATATTTTAGTTGTGGAAGATGAAAGAGATATAGCAGTTGCAATTGAGGCTTACTTGACAAATCAAGGTTATAAGGTCTTTATTGCCAGCAATGGTATTGAGGGCCTCCAAATGGTGGATACAGAAGCAATACATCTGGCAATTGTGGATGTGATGATGCCTAAAATGGATGGGATAACCTTTACCATGAAGCTTAGAGAAAATTATGCTTTTCCCGTAATAATGTTGTCGGCAAAGTCTGAGGATGTTGATAAAATAATGGGCCTTAATATGGGGGCAGATGATTATGTGACTAAACCTTTTAAGCCTCTTGAGCTTTTAGCTAGAGTTAACTCTCAGCTTAGGAGATACACCAAATTTTTAAGCATGTTAAAGGAAAATGAAGTGAAATCCAATATACATTCCGTTGGGGGGCTAGAAATAAATACAGACACTAAAGAGGTAACGGTAGATGGAATTTTAGTAAGAACTACTCCTATTGAGTTTAAAATTTTAACACTTTTAATAAGAAACCCAGGAAGAGTGTTTTCAGCGGAGGAAATATATGAAAGAGTTTGGAACGAACAGGCAATAAGTACTGATACGATAATGGTTCATGTGAGAAATATAAGAGAAAAGATAGAGATAAATCCTAAAAATCCAAAATATTTAAAGGTGGTGTGGGGAGTTGGATACAAAATTGAAAAGCAGTAA